The Arachis duranensis cultivar V14167 chromosome 9, aradu.V14167.gnm2.J7QH, whole genome shotgun sequence genomic sequence aaaatctcgaTGACATGATGTCGAAAATATTTGATAAGATAAACAACTAGCTCATCAAATATCTAGTTTAAAGAAGGAATAATAATATTGTTTGAAAAACATTTCAAATTCATCATTTGCATAGTTCTCTATTAGatcattattaattttcaataattatttaccTAATTATTTTGTCTCTTCTTGATTTGACAATTATACATATAaacaatattatatttttagtagtttgaGCACTTgataaaattgttaaaaataaaataaattcacaattaaatacataatattttattttgatgaccatagaatgataaaaaaatgtgTCTAAAACTTTTATCTAAGGTATcctctttttattaaaaagagaaattcATAATTCTAAAAATCAAACTGAATCAAATTGAATCGGCCAGACCAACCAGATTAATCTGAAACATTTGAAATTGGTCACTTAGTTAATTCGGTTGATCTCATAAATTGCCtgtaaaaactaataaaaaaattagtaaaatcgACAGTTAATCAGTGAACTGTTAAAAACAACTAGGGTTAGAAGTGAGTCGAGTTGAGCCGAACTAGATCAAACTCAAACTTAACTCACGAAAATTAAATTTGACTCACGGCTCAACTCATTAATAATCGAGTCTATTTCGTAAGTTCAATTTCGTCTCAACAAAAGCTCAAGAACTGGCTCGAGCTCAAGAGTTGGCTCAAATAATAGGaacataatctataattctatatcaataaattataatttatatatattaaaaatattagaaaaataaataatgagtTGAGCTTATTCAAACTCAAACTCGGTTCATTTAATTATGAGCTCAAATTTGATTCACTAGCTCACAATAGGGGTGCACAGACCCGACCCGGTCCGAAAGCCCGGCCCGGTCCCGAATActttagggactaatttggtaTGATTTCATCGGGTTTATGGTCGGGtacgggtctcaaaaatagacccggtcattattttgggtcgggtccgggccatagctcgggtcacccgaagtcagcccggtggcccggtcatcatacacaattaatattttgtgttattagtgatggatcatgactattcttatgtggaatttaaatattgtaaaccttaatattttgtgttattagtcattataagactataagttaatgttttatgtttagaatgcataagactttagactaatacataagattgtgttatttgtattgatttaaatatttggtattattagacaatattagtattgattgtggttatgctttaatattgattgtggttatgctttaattttgaagaagggttggttcttgttatatttttttaagtgaattttactatgttaactaatggttggagtcttagaaatttggatatttttacatgctagcttacaagaaggtatcaacgtaatgtaatgttaacggccTGGTTTTCACCCGGTTTTTACCCGGTATAATTGTGGCCCGAAAGTGTATTGGTTTCATCGGATCTAGAACCGGGttcgggtctaataaatagacccGGTGTATATTTTGGGTCGGATCTGGGTCACATCAAACCCGGCTTCACCCGACCCATGTGCACTCCTAGCTCATAAGTTCAGCTTATCAAACTATTAATGAGTCAAGCTAGAAGTGGTTCATAAGCTGGTTTGATTTACTTTCAATCCTAAAAACAACCGATTTATTTAAAGATTTTCGGTTCCGTATCAACCCCTAAAAACGGCACCgtttaatcttaaaaaaaaggCGCCTTTTCAATTTGGAGAACCTAGTCCCCAAACGCAGCCCGCATCTCCGCAACCACCGACCCTCTCCGTAGTCATTGCCGAGCTCTTTTCCTCCGAGAACAGGTGTCGCGTGTGGAAATCTGTCGCCGTCGTAGGAAGCTCCGTCGCCATCTTAGGAAGCTCTGTTCTGTCGCCGTTGTCGTCTCCTCTGTTCGAGCTCTTTCTCTCTTTGTCTTCGCCGGCAGTTCGCACTCCTCCGTCGTCGCCGTCACTCTCCTTCCTCTCTCGCCGCCGGTAAGCATTGTTACTTGGaattatttttacttaattttgtaATTCGTACTGTTGTTAATAATTTTGAGTTGCTGATTTTCagattttgataatatttttgtagTTTTGTTAATAATACTGGATTTAGTGGATTATTGAATGTTTGAGTTGTTGAATGATTCtgtcaaatattttttgttgaattaatttcgttcatgattttttttctgtATGTTAAAGATAGAACAATTATAAAGTGATCAACAGTTACAAGACAATGCTGTTCAAGAATTTTAAACTGGTTTGTGATGAGTTGCCTCTTTGATTAGTTGAAAAgttatttgttaatatttttttttgatagTAGAACATTTTGTGTTTGTGACTATGTGCGTTTTGattgtttttaattataaactttaATGTTTAAAATTGTTTGTAAtcatctaatattaaaattatagataaaattataaataattttatttaacatttaattAAATCAGTTGAATCCAATCGAATGATTGATCCAATAACCATTGGTTATCCTTCAAATCCTAAACCAGTAAACCCTACAGCTGAGAAAGCCAAACCATCAACCATGAAGATGGATAGGATCAGTTTGTTACCGGACTCTATCCTTTGCGACATTCTCTCTTACCTCCCAACAAAAGAAGCTGTATCCACCGGTATCCTCTCTCGCAGGTGGCGCCATGTTTGGAAGGATCTCCAAGTCCTTGACATAGAGGATAGACCCTTTTGGTCCTGTCGGGGATATCGGTTTGATTCATATGTGAATGCTATTCTATCTCAGCGCAGTGCAAATTACCCTATCAAAAAGTTTCGCCTCACTTCCTATAATAGTTCAGAGGATCTCATCTTAACATGGCTTGATGCCGTCATTGGTCCCCATTTCCAGGAACTCTATCTCTTCATTGGTTTAACGAGGAGAATCAAGTTGCCTGAATCTATATTCACTTGTGTATCACTCAAGTCCCTTGTTTTGAAACGTTATAGTCATTTGAATTATTATCCAGAGTTTCCAAATGTTTATCTGCCATCCCTCAAGAATCTAGAGTTGGATATCGTCTCTGTGGACCCCAGCAAGCTTTTATCCGGCTGCCCTGTTCTTGAAGTTCTTAAGCTCATTCTACAGAACACGACCCAAGAAGGTTTTCATGTTTATGTACCTACAATCCAGATGCCTCGCACATTGAAAAGTTTAACCTTTGAAGATTACACTAGCTTGATGGAAGAGATTAACGTTCGGGAAATATACACTCCATTTCTTGAATACCTGCATATGAGAACGGTGGCCTCGGCGAACTCTGAGCTACAGGTATCAGTTATCAATTTTCCCAACATGGTGGAGGCACATCTTGATCTTCGTCATGAAAGTGTTGAGCATGGGGCTTGGGTGCCCAAGCTCTTCAAGGCACTCCGCGAAACAAAATTGTTGGCATTGAAATATGAAACAACACAGGTAACATGCTTATCATAATCCCATGATTCCTCAAGCTAAATGTTTGATGTAACTCgataatttgaatttataacTATATTTGATATCTAGTTATCTTCTACACAGTGCTTATTTAGTGCTCCA encodes the following:
- the LOC107463978 gene encoding putative FBD-associated F-box protein At5g56440 isoform X1, with translation MIDPITIGYPSNPKPVNPTAEKAKPSTMKMDRISLLPDSILCDILSYLPTKEAVSTGILSRRWRHVWKDLQVLDIEDRPFWSCRGYRFDSYVNAILSQRSANYPIKKFRLTSYNSSEDLILTWLDAVIGPHFQELYLFIGLTRRIKLPESIFTCVSLKSLVLKRYSHLNYYPEFPNVYLPSLKNLELDIVSVDPSKLLSGCPVLEVLKLILQNTTQEGFHVYVPTIQMPRTLKSLTFEDYTSLMEEINVREIYTPFLEYLHMRTVASANSELQVSVINFPNMVEAHLDLRHESVEHGAWVPKLFKALRETKLLALKYETTQCLFSAPAFEFPEFHRLLNLELDVPCFNTNFLLNFLHNCHVLEALVICIWKRAYAHPVEYNGPRPPSMVPNCLTSHLRSFEFRGYQDSTDEREFIAYILQRGLVLKTVTIHLKSDFDLETKYIIVKGLSAIPRGSPICQLNFIDHNHG
- the LOC107463978 gene encoding putative FBD-associated F-box protein At5g56440 isoform X2 is translated as MKMDRISLLPDSILCDILSYLPTKEAVSTGILSRRWRHVWKDLQVLDIEDRPFWSCRGYRFDSYVNAILSQRSANYPIKKFRLTSYNSSEDLILTWLDAVIGPHFQELYLFIGLTRRIKLPESIFTCVSLKSLVLKRYSHLNYYPEFPNVYLPSLKNLELDIVSVDPSKLLSGCPVLEVLKLILQNTTQEGFHVYVPTIQMPRTLKSLTFEDYTSLMEEINVREIYTPFLEYLHMRTVASANSELQVSVINFPNMVEAHLDLRHESVEHGAWVPKLFKALRETKLLALKYETTQCLFSAPAFEFPEFHRLLNLELDVPCFNTNFLLNFLHNCHVLEALVICIWKRAYAHPVEYNGPRPPSMVPNCLTSHLRSFEFRGYQDSTDEREFIAYILQRGLVLKTVTIHLKSDFDLETKYIIVKGLSAIPRGSPICQLNFIDHNHG